From the Luteolibacter arcticus genome, one window contains:
- a CDS encoding SCO family protein, translating to MRTPAEPLVPAERDPRKLRKTALWLFVIMIASGIGIYTAYVKWGHRQAQDQAEHARPGIVGRIDNKSEFGVVRQDASGAKISDLFGKVWVVCGVSVKQPDTWKATREVLLRLNQKYAGRDDFRIVCFTVDPNQEDPAVLDAAAKEIGAGLPNWWFVGAGEQYVHKFLKNQLKLGIMPHQKDGKWVYDSSVTLIDRDRHIRRAVVPQKRGGPPYVAAFDFAQAAEWDAAGKKTGIDKTNTEQLEFLLVQTIEELLAQPVTP from the coding sequence ATGAGGACGCCTGCTGAACCACTGGTCCCCGCCGAGCGCGACCCGCGCAAGCTGCGGAAGACCGCGCTGTGGCTATTTGTCATCATGATCGCCAGCGGCATCGGCATCTACACGGCCTATGTGAAATGGGGCCACCGGCAGGCGCAGGATCAGGCGGAGCACGCGCGGCCGGGCATCGTCGGCCGAATCGACAACAAGTCGGAATTCGGCGTGGTGCGTCAGGATGCCAGCGGTGCCAAGATTTCCGACCTCTTCGGCAAGGTATGGGTCGTGTGCGGGGTCTCGGTCAAACAGCCGGACACCTGGAAGGCTACGCGCGAGGTGCTGCTGCGGCTGAACCAAAAATACGCGGGTCGCGACGACTTCCGCATCGTCTGCTTCACCGTCGATCCGAATCAGGAAGATCCGGCCGTGCTGGATGCCGCGGCGAAGGAGATCGGCGCCGGTCTGCCGAACTGGTGGTTCGTCGGGGCGGGGGAGCAATACGTCCACAAGTTCCTCAAGAACCAGCTCAAGCTCGGCATCATGCCGCACCAGAAGGACGGCAAGTGGGTCTATGATTCGTCGGTCACGCTGATCGACCGCGACCGTCATATTCGCCGCGCGGTCGTTCCGCAAAAGCGTGGTGGACCGCCTTACGTCGCCGCCTTCGATTTTGCCCAGGCCGCCGAGTGGGATGCCGCGGGGAAGAAGACAGGAATCGACAAGACCAACACCGAGCAACTCGAGTTCCTGCTGGTGCAGACCATCGAGGAGCTTCTCGCCCAACCCGTGACGCCATGA
- a CDS encoding SCO family protein, translating to MNDRGKIFAIYGTVAVLSAVIIGTAMFLGNQVPEQPQPVFHDAGAEKVETFFQIPKDFSGVNQAGQQVKLSDLKGKVWLVAEFFAVCPHCAVRNGQELKSLFDEFKDHPDFHITCISVDPTTDTPERLVEYSKALGADPARWWFMSHPNEKETHEYLEKELKFIRVQERLDPADREANGRFQHDMSISLVDREWNVIGKWNLYGARSEEGRKQDPEAYERMKAELTGRLSEELEKNETAGIENLEEEPADDVIPDDE from the coding sequence ATGAACGACCGAGGGAAAATCTTTGCGATCTACGGCACCGTGGCCGTGTTGTCCGCAGTGATCATCGGCACCGCGATGTTCCTCGGCAACCAGGTACCAGAGCAGCCGCAGCCGGTCTTCCACGACGCGGGTGCGGAGAAGGTGGAGACGTTTTTCCAAATCCCAAAGGACTTCTCCGGCGTCAATCAGGCCGGGCAGCAGGTCAAGCTCTCCGACCTCAAGGGCAAGGTTTGGCTGGTCGCGGAGTTCTTCGCGGTATGCCCGCACTGTGCCGTCCGCAATGGACAGGAGCTCAAGTCACTCTTCGACGAGTTCAAGGATCACCCCGATTTCCACATCACGTGCATCTCGGTGGATCCCACGACGGACACGCCCGAGCGGCTGGTGGAATACTCGAAAGCTCTTGGTGCGGATCCCGCGCGCTGGTGGTTCATGAGCCACCCGAACGAGAAGGAGACTCACGAGTATCTTGAGAAGGAGCTGAAGTTCATCCGGGTTCAGGAGCGGCTGGATCCAGCAGACCGCGAAGCCAATGGGCGATTCCAGCATGACATGTCCATCTCGCTGGTGGACCGCGAATGGAATGTCATCGGCAAGTGGAACCTCTACGGTGCGCGTTCTGAAGAAGGCCGCAAGCAGGACCCCGAGGCGTATGAACGGATGAAGGCGGAACTCACCGGCCGCCTGAGCGAAGAACTCGAGAAAAACGAAACCGCCGGCATCGAGAATCTGGAAGAAGAGCCGGCCGACGATGTGATCCCTGACGATGAGTGA
- a CDS encoding DUF420 domain-containing protein, with protein sequence MSDERKEWLSRPPQEALSKKLVVVAWILTGAVLILVGLMRQPNLRIPLPEGWSFTFLPPVHAVLNTLVSIALVISLVAVKQGKISLHRNAIFAAMGLSVAFLLCYVAYHFTTEETRYGGTGAMRGIYFFLLISHITLAGISLPCILLTFIAGWTNRFAAHRRLAKWVFPLWLYVAVTGPICYLMLKPYY encoded by the coding sequence ATGAGTGACGAACGCAAGGAATGGCTTTCACGCCCGCCACAAGAGGCACTTTCAAAGAAACTGGTGGTGGTCGCCTGGATCCTGACGGGTGCGGTGCTGATTCTGGTGGGACTGATGCGGCAGCCGAACCTGCGCATCCCGCTTCCTGAGGGCTGGAGCTTCACTTTTCTCCCGCCAGTCCATGCGGTGCTGAACACATTGGTGTCGATCGCACTGGTCATCTCGCTGGTAGCCGTGAAGCAGGGCAAGATCTCACTGCACCGCAACGCCATCTTCGCCGCGATGGGCCTCTCGGTGGCGTTCCTGCTTTGCTACGTGGCGTATCATTTCACCACCGAGGAGACCCGCTACGGTGGCACCGGCGCGATGCGCGGCATCTACTTCTTCCTGCTCATTTCCCACATCACGCTGGCCGGTATCAGCCTGCCTTGCATCCTGCTCACCTTCATCGCCGGTTGGACGAATCGCTTCGCCGCTCACCGCCGGCTCGCCAAGTGGGTGTTCCCGCTGTGGCTTTACGTGGCCGTCACCGGCCCGATCTGCTACCTGATGCTCAAGCCCTACTACTGA
- the hisD gene encoding histidinol dehydrogenase has translation MKILGYRDADYDSFVKRLNRRALPTHDVRDLVSEIIAAVARQGDKALVAYAKRFDNVLLKEKQLFLTPDELAAVKVAPSTRKAIAASLKNITAFAKKGLRKDWSMRNTEGAIVGERFQPFDRVGVYVPGGKAPLVSTALMTAGFARAAGVPEILAATPCGPDGTVNPELLYALKAAGVTEILKIGGAQAIAAMALGTKTVRPVDRIFGPGNRFVVEAKRQLFGAVSIDLLPGPSEILIISDKTGNPDYIAADLLAQAEHGGDSVIGFITDSKALIGKVVKAIERQLETLSRARYIREVLKQATFMMQVRSMAEAVAISNDFAAEHVSFICAEEKKWLPQIRTAGAIYLGNDSPVAVGDFLAGPSHTLPTGGSGRSFSGLRADQFQRRTSIVKLDKRSVRKSLGVVEEFARIEGLDAHGRSTAIRCE, from the coding sequence ATGAAAATCCTCGGATATCGCGACGCCGACTACGACTCCTTCGTCAAGCGCCTCAATCGCCGCGCCCTGCCGACGCATGATGTCCGCGATCTGGTGAGCGAGATCATCGCCGCGGTGGCACGTCAGGGAGACAAGGCGCTGGTCGCCTACGCCAAGCGCTTCGACAACGTGCTACTGAAGGAGAAGCAGCTCTTCCTCACTCCGGACGAACTCGCCGCGGTCAAGGTCGCGCCATCGACCCGCAAGGCGATTGCCGCGTCGCTGAAGAACATCACCGCCTTCGCGAAGAAGGGCCTGCGCAAGGATTGGTCGATGCGGAATACCGAGGGCGCGATTGTGGGCGAGCGCTTCCAGCCTTTCGACCGCGTCGGCGTGTATGTGCCCGGTGGCAAGGCGCCGCTCGTTTCCACCGCGCTGATGACCGCTGGTTTCGCAAGAGCCGCAGGCGTGCCGGAAATCCTCGCGGCCACGCCCTGCGGACCGGATGGCACGGTGAATCCCGAACTTCTCTACGCCCTGAAGGCCGCGGGTGTGACCGAGATCCTCAAGATCGGCGGCGCCCAGGCGATTGCCGCGATGGCGCTCGGCACCAAGACCGTGCGCCCGGTGGACCGCATCTTCGGCCCCGGCAACCGCTTCGTGGTGGAGGCCAAGCGCCAGCTCTTCGGTGCGGTGTCGATCGACCTGCTGCCCGGCCCCAGCGAGATCCTCATCATTTCCGACAAGACGGGGAACCCGGACTACATCGCCGCCGACCTGCTGGCCCAGGCCGAGCACGGCGGCGACAGCGTGATCGGCTTCATCACTGATTCGAAAGCGCTCATTGGCAAGGTCGTGAAGGCGATCGAACGCCAGCTCGAAACGCTGAGCCGCGCCCGCTACATCCGCGAGGTGCTCAAGCAGGCGACCTTCATGATGCAGGTCCGCAGCATGGCCGAGGCTGTGGCGATCTCCAATGACTTCGCCGCCGAGCACGTGTCCTTTATCTGTGCGGAGGAGAAGAAGTGGCTGCCGCAGATCCGCACCGCCGGTGCGATCTATCTCGGCAATGACTCGCCGGTGGCGGTAGGGGATTTCCTTGCCGGTCCCAGTCACACCTTGCCGACCGGTGGCAGCGGCCGTTCGTTCTCCGGCTTGCGCGCGGATCAATTCCAACGCCGCACCAGCATCGTGAAGCTCGACAAGAGGTCGGTGAGAAAGTCGCTGGGCGTGGTCGAGGAGTTCGCGCGCATCGAGGGGCTGGATGCACACGGTCGCTCGACGGCGATCCGGTGCGAGTGA
- a CDS encoding VOC family protein — protein MARRYDHVDLRVRSLAVARPFYLSLLPALGFTRDDSNEKWLEFESEDGGVADYFAVTESHDHVPGQNRIAFWAASPAVVDRLAEIVIKSGGNNVEGPGYEAPYYYAVFFEDPDGNRFEICHRTRN, from the coding sequence GTGGCGCGCCGTTATGATCACGTCGACCTGAGAGTCCGCAGCTTGGCCGTGGCACGGCCATTCTATCTGTCGCTGCTGCCCGCGCTGGGATTCACGCGGGACGACAGCAACGAGAAGTGGCTTGAGTTCGAAAGCGAGGACGGCGGCGTAGCGGACTACTTTGCGGTCACCGAGTCACATGACCATGTGCCGGGGCAAAACCGGATTGCCTTCTGGGCGGCTTCTCCTGCGGTAGTGGATCGATTGGCTGAGATCGTGATCAAGAGCGGAGGCAACAATGTCGAAGGACCCGGCTACGAAGCGCCCTACTACTACGCGGTGTTCTTCGAGGATCCCGATGGAAATCGTTTTGAAATCTGCCACCGGACGAGAAACTAA
- a CDS encoding ROK family protein, whose protein sequence is MIAGIELGGTKTVVATGTAVGEVREEWRFPTTTPAETIGRAIEWLRERGEPQAIGIAAFGPLGVVPGRPSYGKLLATPKPGWAGFSIIDSLAAAFPQARLTLETDVNAAALAEARLGAAQGLDDVAYITIGTGIGAGILSGGRLVHGALHPESGHFKVPRAPGDDFAGVCPFHADCLEGLASGPSIAARWGKPAAELPADHPAWETEAWYLAHCVLALLGIVSPSRVIIGGGVSQADGFHEKTERILGEIAAGYFSPIEAKPYVVPPMLGQQAGIKGALLLAAG, encoded by the coding sequence ATGATTGCAGGTATCGAACTCGGCGGAACGAAAACCGTGGTGGCCACCGGCACCGCGGTCGGCGAGGTGCGTGAAGAGTGGCGCTTTCCAACCACCACGCCTGCGGAAACGATCGGCCGGGCGATCGAGTGGCTGCGCGAACGCGGCGAACCACAAGCCATCGGCATCGCGGCCTTCGGCCCCTTGGGCGTCGTTCCCGGTCGCCCCTCGTATGGGAAGCTGCTCGCCACTCCGAAACCGGGATGGGCGGGATTCTCCATCATCGACTCATTGGCCGCAGCTTTTCCGCAAGCCCGTCTAACACTGGAAACCGACGTGAATGCCGCCGCCCTTGCCGAGGCTCGGCTCGGTGCGGCCCAAGGCCTGGACGATGTGGCCTACATCACCATTGGCACCGGGATCGGTGCGGGGATCTTGAGCGGAGGTCGCTTGGTTCACGGTGCCCTCCATCCCGAGTCCGGGCACTTCAAGGTGCCGCGTGCTCCGGGTGATGATTTCGCGGGCGTCTGTCCGTTTCACGCCGATTGCCTTGAAGGCCTGGCAAGTGGTCCATCGATCGCAGCGCGCTGGGGCAAGCCCGCGGCGGAATTGCCCGCCGATCACCCGGCATGGGAAACCGAAGCATGGTATCTCGCCCACTGCGTGTTGGCCCTGTTAGGCATCGTCTCGCCATCGCGCGTGATCATCGGCGGCGGCGTGTCGCAAGCAGATGGCTTCCACGAGAAGACCGAGCGCATCCTCGGCGAGATCGCGGCCGGATACTTTTCGCCGATCGAAGCGAAGCCCTACGTGGTCCCTCCAATGCTCGGCCAGCAGGCCGGAATCAAGGGCGCTTTGTTGTTGGCTGCCGGGTAG
- the eda gene encoding bifunctional 4-hydroxy-2-oxoglutarate aldolase/2-dehydro-3-deoxy-phosphogluconate aldolase, with the protein MLDRILSKRIVPVVVLDRADDAEPLAVALLAGGLDIMEITFRTAAAEECIKRIAARFPEVLLGAGTLLEDEQVQRAKDAGAVFGLAPGLNPRTIAKANAIGLQFSPGVMTPSDVEQALSLGCKLLKFFPAETAGGTGMLKALAGPYGHTGVKFIPTGGITSGNLANYLKLPVVAAIGGSWMVDKQLVNEGKWDEITRLTREALAAAAAC; encoded by the coding sequence ATGCTCGACCGCATCCTCTCCAAGCGCATCGTCCCCGTCGTCGTGCTCGACCGTGCCGATGACGCCGAGCCATTGGCCGTAGCCCTGCTTGCCGGTGGCCTCGACATCATGGAAATCACCTTCCGCACCGCCGCCGCGGAGGAGTGCATCAAGCGCATCGCCGCGCGCTTTCCGGAGGTGCTGTTAGGTGCGGGCACGCTGCTTGAGGACGAGCAAGTCCAGCGCGCCAAGGACGCCGGTGCCGTCTTCGGCCTCGCGCCCGGCTTGAATCCGCGGACCATCGCCAAGGCCAATGCCATCGGCCTGCAATTCTCACCGGGCGTGATGACCCCGAGCGATGTCGAGCAGGCGCTCTCGCTCGGCTGCAAGCTGCTGAAATTTTTCCCCGCGGAAACGGCGGGCGGCACCGGCATGCTCAAGGCCCTCGCCGGTCCCTACGGCCATACCGGTGTGAAATTCATCCCGACCGGCGGCATCACCTCGGGCAACCTAGCGAACTACCTCAAGCTGCCGGTCGTCGCGGCCATCGGCGGCTCGTGGATGGTGGACAAACAACTCGTCAACGAGGGCAAGTGGGATGAGATCACGCGACTGACCCGCGAAGCCTTGGCCGCCGCGGCGGCCTGTTAG
- a CDS encoding glycine-rich domain-containing protein, producing MKDELLLRLESFEIDEPGATFPFSARLARENGWTRGFALRVMAEYKRFVWLAIRAGHPVTPSEEVDEAWHLHLCYTRSYWDGMCGGILGKPLHHGPTEGGKREDEKFAGWYARTLESYRAHFGEEPPADIWPPLAIRFSPATTRKVDAATHWIVPKRTAKRVLLGSAAVATLPALAGCTNLLAATGPEGLFCFFGMALFLVVIVVVSKRGGRGGNGCGSGGGTTSSCGGGGSSGCGSNGGDGGSSSGCGSSGCSSSGCGGGGGGGGD from the coding sequence ATGAAAGACGAATTGCTTCTGCGATTGGAGTCCTTCGAAATCGATGAACCCGGTGCCACCTTTCCCTTCAGCGCCCGGCTGGCGCGGGAAAACGGCTGGACCCGCGGCTTCGCCCTCCGCGTGATGGCGGAATACAAGCGCTTCGTATGGCTGGCCATTCGGGCCGGTCATCCGGTGACCCCGTCCGAGGAGGTCGATGAAGCGTGGCACCTCCACCTCTGCTACACCCGCTCCTACTGGGATGGGATGTGCGGTGGAATCCTCGGCAAGCCGCTCCACCACGGTCCGACCGAGGGTGGGAAGAGGGAGGACGAGAAGTTCGCCGGCTGGTATGCGCGGACCTTGGAAAGCTACCGCGCCCATTTCGGCGAGGAGCCACCCGCCGACATCTGGCCGCCGCTGGCGATCCGTTTCAGTCCCGCGACGACCCGCAAGGTGGACGCCGCGACGCACTGGATCGTCCCGAAGCGGACCGCCAAGCGGGTGCTACTCGGCTCGGCCGCGGTGGCGACGCTTCCGGCGCTGGCCGGTTGCACGAACCTTCTCGCTGCGACGGGTCCGGAGGGGCTGTTTTGCTTTTTCGGCATGGCGCTCTTCCTCGTGGTCATTGTCGTCGTCTCGAAAAGGGGAGGAAGGGGTGGGAATGGCTGTGGCTCCGGCGGCGGCACGACTTCCTCCTGCGGCGGCGGGGGCTCATCCGGCTGCGGCAGCAACGGGGGCGATGGCGGATCTTCTTCCGGGTGCGGTTCCTCCGGATGCAGCTCGTCGGGCTGCGGGGGCGGCGGCGGGGGAGGTGGCGATTGA